A stretch of DNA from Granulicella pectinivorans:
TGTTGGGGACGTCGCCGAGCGTGGTCTCGCCGTGGAAGTGGAAGTAAGCTTCATCGACGAAGACGACGGCCTGGGGCGCGGCGGCGGCGATGGCGAGGAGGTGCTCGCGGCTCACTACAATTCCCGTCGGATTATTCGGCGAAGCAATCAGGATGAGCTTGGTGCGCGGGGTGATGGCGGCGAGGAAGCGCTCGAAGGGGAACTCCAGCGAGGCGTCGGCCTGAACGCGGACGAGGTTGGGGGTCATGAGGCCGACGCTGACATCGTACATGAAGAACGTCGGGGTGCAGATGAGGGCTTCGTCGTCGGCCTCGAGAAAGGCCGTGCAGAGGACGTGGATGGCTTCGTCGACGCCGTTGGTGAGGAGCACCTCGGAGGGCTGGAGCCCGAAGTGCTTGGCGACGAGGATCTCGACGGGCTCGCGCTCGGGATACTTGGTGAGGTCTTCGGCGGTAAAGGCGTGGACGCGCTCCAGCACGCGGGGCGATGGCGCGAAGGTGTTCTCGTTGAAGTCCAGACGGAGCGCCGTGCGGGCGGCGAGCGGAGGGTGGTACTCGGGCATCGCGAGAACGGCGCGGCGGGCCTTGATCTGGGTAGCGTCCGTATTTGTAACCGTTGCCATTACTTTCTCCTGATGGGCTTCATCTTGATGCGGATGCTCTCGGCGTGGCCTTTGAGGCCTTCGGCTTCGGCGAGGAGGATCGCTTTTGGACCGAGGGTTGCGAGGCCTTTGCGGGTGTACTCCTGGACGGTGATGACCTTGACGAAGTCGGCGACGCTCAAGCCCCCGCGGACGCGGCCGTTGCGGCCCGTGGGGAGGACGTGGTTGGGGCCGGAGATGTAGTCGCCCATGGACTGCGGGGCGTAGGGCCCGACGAAGACGGACCCGGCATTTTCCACCCACTCCAGATCGCGCGCGGAATCGACCGAAAGATGCTCTGGCGCGAGGCGATTGGTGAGCTCCTGCGCTTCTGTGACCGATTGCGTTACAAATATGGCGCCGCGTGCGGTGAGGCTTTGTTTGGCGAGTTTGTTGGACCTTGACTGGAGTTTCACTTCGGCGAGGACGGCGCGGCCGAGGGCCTCGTTCGAGGTGAAGAGGACGGCCATGGTCTCGGGGTCGTGCTCGGCCTGGGCGACGAGGTCGGCGGCGATGCCGGCGGGGTCGCCGGTCTCGCTGGTGACGACGATCTCGGTGGGGCCGGCGGGCATGTCGATGCCGGTTTCGGTGGAGACGATGGACTTGGCGGCAGTCACGAAGAGATTGCCGGGACCTACGATCTTGTCGACGCGTGCGACCGTGGAGGTGCCGTAGGCCATCATGGCGATGGCCTGAGCTCCGCCGATGCGATAGAACTCGGTGACGCCGGCGAGGTGGGCGGCCGCGAGGGTCTCCTGAGCGGGCTTGGGCGAGC
This window harbors:
- a CDS encoding pyridoxal phosphate-dependent aminotransferase, which produces MATVTNTDATQIKARRAVLAMPEYHPPLAARTALRLDFNENTFAPSPRVLERVHAFTAEDLTKYPEREPVEILVAKHFGLQPSEVLLTNGVDEAIHVLCTAFLEADDEALICTPTFFMYDVSVGLMTPNLVRVQADASLEFPFERFLAAITPRTKLILIASPNNPTGIVVSREHLLAIAAAAPQAVVFVDEAYFHFHGETTLGDVPNIPNLMVGRTFSKAYGLANLRAGMLVGPAELINYVKKVCSPYNMNGVALACLTEALADQTYLDWYIREVHTGRERVQAALTELGVPFWPSSANFVLMNIGPKHKQLVDVMRTHGVLLRDRSSDPGCDGCVRITIGIEDHVTRGIAALKTSLEEIGWTATQGAK
- the hisD gene encoding histidinol dehydrogenase, which encodes MKLVKTYGRTRDTAAALMAELEQRGAVSTASVEKVVRGILADVRKNGDKAVARYAQQFDNLAPKASLLVTEEEMQAAWEATSPELREAMQTAQDNIRAFAEAQKPREWTNTFTEGVKTGQIVRPLGSVGCYVPGGRYPLPSTLLMTTTPARVAGVERIVVCSPKPAQETLAAAHLAGVTEFYRIGGAQAIAMMAYGTSTVARVDKIVGPGNLFVTAAKSIVSTETGIDMPAGPTEIVVTSETGDPAGIAADLVAQAEHDPETMAVLFTSNEALGRAVLAEVKLQSRSNKLAKQSLTARGAIFVTQSVTEAQELTNRLAPEHLSVDSARDLEWVENAGSVFVGPYAPQSMGDYISGPNHVLPTGRNGRVRGGLSVADFVKVITVQEYTRKGLATLGPKAILLAEAEGLKGHAESIRIKMKPIRRK